In Syngnathus acus unplaced genomic scaffold, fSynAcu1.2, whole genome shotgun sequence, the following are encoded in one genomic region:
- the LOC119119363 gene encoding uncharacterized protein LOC119119363: MSSAGLQGWTDKCGWWLDNPSDDFCYLFNFQPTKTWQEAQADCKGRQGNLLSIADSREQGFVHGIAKLLAMNDDTSLWLGADASIKRDGDKWTDGSPFSYLRSSAGVPEGGKCLFMLTGSGDWKRDTCDKKRGYVCKKRGKTHQLPPHDGYKKKLVCQDDWKSLECPDERVIRIRSAFHGRERGDVCPSGGGSRDDCRVEGALRHFRGLCDNYQICPIYPISLTVTGSCPGVSKYLRVVYSCEKKVCLDSLGIADGRIPDSSFSASSSAINAKPHKARRGGSGCWRPSEMFGSWIQVNLGQNFKVTGIETQSCTYRLQSSSVFAMQFSIDGMTWYDHPKQPSVGTYILTRPVFAQYVRLLPKFLGLRFDVLGCTSDDTPRNILCSSTAANLGLNGSMTVRCPLGCAQAGYKVYGTRLYDQDSNICAAAIHSGIIEIGGDVTLLKTLPQKAYNGSTCNGITSKVYVNKLAPSPSYTFADTEPRCLGPDWEEFADFCYKRFDDTKKWYDAQHFCRSLDADLVRAR, translated from the exons ATGTCGTCCGCAGGACTACAAG GCTGGACTGAcaaatgcggctggtggctggacaACCCCTCggacgacttctgctacctgttCAACTTTCagcccaccaagacctggcaAGAGGCGCAAGCCGACTGCAAAGGCCGCCAAgggaacctgctcagcatcgcCGACTCGCGCGAGCAGGGCTTCGTACACG GTATCGCCAAGCTTCTGGCGATGAATGATGACACCTCCctgtggttgggcgccgaCGCCTCCATCAAGCGTGACGGCGACAagtggactgacggatccccCTTCTCTTACCTCCGCTCGAGTGCAG gtgTCCCTGAAGGGGGGAAATGTCTTTTCATGCTCACTGGCAGCGGCGACTGGAAGCGCGACACGTGCGACAAGAAGAGaggctacgtctgcaagaaaagag GAAAGACACATCAGCTGCCGCCACATGACG GCTACAAGAAGAAGCTTGTCTGCCAAGACGATTGGAAATCCCTCGAATGTCCCGATGAAAGAGTCATCCGCATACGGTCGGCTTTCCATGGACGGGAGCGTGGCGACGTCTGTCCGAGTGGCGGCGGATCACGCG ATGACTGCAGGGTGGAAGGGGCTCTCCGTCACTTCAGAGGATTGTGTGACAACTATCAGATTTGCCCCATTTACCCCATTTCCCTTACGGTTACGGGCTCCTGCCCTGGTGTCTCCAAATACCTCCGCGTCGTCTACAGCTGTGAGAAGAAAG TGTGTCTTGATAGTCTGGGCATCGCTGACGGGAGAATCCCAGACTCCTCTTTTTCCGCCTCTTCCTCTGCGATCAATGCCAAACCTCACAAAGCGCGTCGGGGGGGCAGCGGTTGCTGGAGACCCTCCGAAATGT TCGGCAGCTGGATCCAGGTGAACCTCGGTCAGAACTTCAAGGTGACAGGCATTGAGACCCAGAGCTGTACATACCGATTGCAAAGTTCCAGCGTATTTGCGATGCAGTTCAGTATTGACGGAATGACTTGGTATGACCACCCAAAGCAG CCTTCTGTGGGGACGTATATTCTAACCAGGCCCGTGTTCGCCCAGTACGTCCGCCTCCTGCCAAAGTTTTTGGGCCTACGCTTTGACGTCTTAGGGTGCACGTCTGACGACACCCCTCGCA ACATCTTATGCAGCAGCACAGCCGCCAACCTCGGCCTCAACGGTTCAATGAC GGTGCGGTGCCCACTGGGCTGCGCCCAAGCCGGCTACAAGGTCTACGGAACACGGCTCTACGACCAA GACTCAAACATCTGCGCGGCCGCTATTCACTCGGGCATCATTGAGATTGGAGGAGATGTGACTTTGCTGAAGACACTGCCACAGAAAGCCTACAACGGCTCCACCTGTAACGGAATCACCTCAAAAGT ATATGTTAACAAATTGGCTCCGTCTCCGTCTTACACTTTTGCTGACACGG AGCCGAGATGCTTGGGACCTGactgggaggagtttgcggACTTCTGCTACAAACGTTTTGATGATACAAAGAAGTGGTACGACGCTCAACACTTCTGCAGGAGTCTCGATGCAGA CTTGGTGCGTGCGCGCTAA